The genome window AGAGGATTGAAGCGATTCGACGGCTCATGGGTTGGCGGGCTTCTCGTGTTGGTCTGCGACACGCCGAATCACGACGGCCGTGAGGTCGTCCGGCTGCGCGGTGCCGGCGGCGAAGGTTTCGAGGTCGGCGAGGATGTGATCGATCATGTCCTGTCCCGCCCGATGGCCGTGACGGGCAAGCGACTCGCAGAGGCGAGGCACCCCGAAGAAGTCGCCGTCGCTTGCTCTCCACTCGAAAAAGCCATCGGTCAGCATCACGAAGACATCGCCCTCGGCAAGTTGGTGCTTCGCCGGCTCAACCGAGTCGTCGATCGTGCCAATGCCGAGTGGGAACGTCTCACAACCGAGGCTCTCGACGGTTTTCGTCGCCTTTCGGTACACCAGCAACGGCCCGTGGCCTGCTGACATGCAGAGCAGTTCGCCTTCGTTGGGCGTGACAAGCAGCGTCGCGAACGTCACGAACCGACCGTCGCCGAGGTCGTTGAGCAGCTCTTCGTTGAGTCGGCCGACGGCTGAGGCGAGCTTTTGCTCGACGCGCAGTGCCGATCGTCCGTAGGCCCGGCAGAAGCACGCGATCATCGCCGGGCCAAGACCGTGCCCGGTGACGTCGGCGACACAGACGGCGAATCGACCGTCGTCGAGCGGCAGCCAGTCGAAGTAGTCGCCACCGGTTTCATCGGCAGGGCGATTCCACCCGACGATCTCGAAGCCGGGCACGTCGGGCGACTCGGACGGCATCAGCTTTCGCTGAATGATCGCCGCAGCCTGCAGATCCTGCTCGGCCCTCATGCGCCGCTTGGCTTCGGAAACGGCAGAGCCGAGGTAGCCACGCACACGCAACGCGACGATCCCGGCGGCTGCTCCTGTTGCGACGACGAGCACCGCTGAGAACATCTCGAGCGATCGGGGCATCAGGCTGTCCGTCGCGGTCCCACTGCCTTCGGTGATCGAAGAGACGACGACCATCAGGCCCAGCCCCAATCCGGAAACCAAGCCCGACACCAGCGACACCGCCAGCCGGACGTGCAGCACCGAAAGCACGATGAACAACGCGTACATGTGACTCGCCGGCCCAAGCGCAGCCGCCCGCAGCGAGACATCGTCACCCCACGCGACGATGAACCCGAGAAGCGTCGGAGCCAACGCTTCGACGCAGGCGTTGAAGTAGTTCCACCAGCCTGGCAAGGGCTTTTGCCGATCACGAATCCGGACAAGCCAGATGAACGTGAGGAACTCGTAGAGGATCAACCCGCCCATGACGAGCGGAACGCCCAGCGGCACGTCGGATGCCGCCTGATCCGACGCCGTCGCAAGTCGAACCGAGTTCGCCGTCGCCGCCGCGAGCAGAATGCCGAGCACGCCGAGCGTGCGGAACCGCACGGCATCGTTGACCGTCTCGGTCAAGGTCTGCGAGCCACTCGCGCCTAGCGCTGTCATGCGGCCGTCCTCTCGGGCGTTGCCATGATGTGCAGCGAGACCAAGCGACCGATGAGCAGGACAAGGAAAAGCTGCCCGAACACGGCTTCGGTGATGGCAGCCGATCTGGCAATCGGTGTGACTGGGCTCACGTCGCCGTAGCCCAGTGTCGTGAGCGTGACGAAGCTGA of Planctomycetota bacterium contains these proteins:
- a CDS encoding PP2C family protein-serine/threonine phosphatase codes for the protein MTALGASGSQTLTETVNDAVRFRTLGVLGILLAAATANSVRLATASDQAASDVPLGVPLVMGGLILYEFLTFIWLVRIRDRQKPLPGWWNYFNACVEALAPTLLGFIVAWGDDVSLRAAALGPASHMYALFIVLSVLHVRLAVSLVSGLVSGLGLGLMVVVSSITEGSGTATDSLMPRSLEMFSAVLVVATGAAAGIVALRVRGYLGSAVSEAKRRMRAEQDLQAAAIIQRKLMPSESPDVPGFEIVGWNRPADETGGDYFDWLPLDDGRFAVCVADVTGHGLGPAMIACFCRAYGRSALRVEQKLASAVGRLNEELLNDLGDGRFVTFATLLVTPNEGELLCMSAGHGPLLVYRKATKTVESLGCETFPLGIGTIDDSVEPAKHQLAEGDVFVMLTDGFFEWRASDGDFFGVPRLCESLARHGHRAGQDMIDHILADLETFAAGTAQPDDLTAVVIRRVADQHEKPANP